Part of the Synechococcales cyanobacterium T60_A2020_003 genome, TTGTGTTCCAACTCCGGCGTCGATTGTGGTGCCTGAGGAGGTGGCGAGTGATGCCATGCCGAGTTTGACTAGCTTGGGGCTGACACCGGATGGCAAACCGATTCCTCCCGGAGGCACTGCCCCAGCCCGACGACAGCTCCAGGACTTTTTGGATACAAAAGTCGATCGCTACTACTGGCAGTTGTCCTATCCGGGGGCAGAGGCTACCACCGGCCTCAGTCCCTATCTGAAATTTGGCGCAATCTCGGTGCGCGAGTGCTACCAAACCGCTCAAACACTGCCGATCGCCGATACTCGTATTGCTCGGAGCAAGGCGCAATTCATTTCTCGCCTGCGTTGGGGGAGTGGGTTTACCCAGCGGTTTCGCTACCTACCCCAGTTGGAGGTGCGATCGCTCTACACTGTATTTGATGAGGAGGGGTGGGCGTTTGACGAAGACCTATACCAAGCGTGGCAAAGTGGCCAAACCGGATTCCCCATTATCGATGCGGCGGCGCGATGCCTCCAGGCAACGGGGGGATGGAAACAGCTTAACTTTCGGGTGCGAGCGATTTATGCCAGCTTTTTGAGTAATTTACTGGGGATGGACTGGCGTTACGGGGCGCTCCACTTTATGCGGCATTTGATTGATGGCGATTGCCCGATTGACCATTACCAGTGGGCGATGCAGGCGGGCGTGACCCATTGCATTGATAAATCCTGGACTCGGATTTATAACCCGGAGCAAACCGCTGTCGATCGCTGCGACCCGGACGGTCTGTTCATCAAACAGTGGGTACCAGAACTGGCGCATTTACCCGCCGCCGCCTTAGGATTACCGGCCAGTTTTGCCGACTATCCCAAGCCGATTCTGGATTACAAAACGGCTCGCCAAAATCGGGTGCAGCAGTTGGAACAGCAGCGGCAGCGCTATCGGCTATCGCGCAATGTGTTTCCCCATTTGGCGCGGCTGCCGGAATCCGTGGTGCCCTTTGGGAGCGATCGCGTTGAGAGTGACGTGACTTGGGCGCAGGAACCCTGTCGGGATTTATTTCCGGCAGCGCTAGATTTGGATGCCCTGGACGCTACGGACGCCAACGCGCTTCGCACCTGGTTTGTCGCCCATGTAGATATTCAGCCCCGTCAGCAAACGCGTCGTCGTTCTGCGTCAAAGTCTAAGTCCCAGGATGAGTCTGTGATCCAATTCACCCTGTTTTGATTCGGCAGAATTAAGGCATCATGTCTGTAGTACTTCACGGCACCCATGACGGCTTTCACTCCCTACTGGCTTGAACACATTCGCGCTGGCGATCGCCTCCAGGTGGGAGATAAAGCCCTGCAACTGGCGCTAGCGATGCAGCAGGGATATCCCGTACAGCCAGGATTTGTGATTCCCGCGACAGTGCTGCACTGCGTCTTGCAATTCACCCCCTGGCCCTATCCGCTGTTGGTGGAATTGGCCGAGTCCGCGTTGCAGTTTGATGAATACAATCCCCGCCAGTTGCAATCGGTGGTGCGCCATCTGCGGGAGATCTTGGCGCAAACGTCCGTTCCCAATGATTTTCTGTCCAGTGTCCTAGAGGCTGGCCACCTATGGAGGTCGTCAGCCTTAATTTTGCGTCCGTCGGTGGCGATCGCCGACCCTGCATCCCCCAATCTACGAGGATTGCTAAAGGCTCAGGTTTGTCTGCCGTATCCTGGAGCGATCGCCCATGCGTTGCAGCAGGTATGGGCGGAAATTTTTCGGGCGCGGAGTCTTGTGGTTTGGCATCGGCTGAAGATTCCGTTGCGCCATGTTCACTTGGCTGTTCTGGTACAGCCGATTGAGGATGCGATCGCCAGTGGGGAAATGAACATTAGCAACTCCCAGATCGAAATCCGCTCTACGGTTGGCTTAAGGCAAGCGATCACCGATGGTAACGTTACACCGGACGAATATCGTATTCAGCTTCAGTCCTATCCCGAATACGAGGAACGCCTAGGGCGTAAGCTCTACCAAACGAAGCTCGTTTATTCAAGCATCGACCATCAAGAGGGAGCATTGCCTAGGGTGGATGGGCGGGCGGTTGATCTTGCCCCTGCCCTGCAAGCTCAGCCGGCTCTTCAGCCAAGTCAGATCCAACACCTCGTCTACCTTGCCCAACAGTTCCGGGCTGAGTCTGACGATTCCGTTCAGATGGATTGGACAATTCCAGAATCTCCGCCTGCGGACATCCGAATCGTGCGAATCACTCCTCTCCCCCATCCCGTTTCCCAGCCCTCATCCTATGTTGGGTTGCAACCCGAAGCCACTGTTCCAGAAACCCTATACGGATTAGCGGCGGCACCGGGACGGGCGATCGCCCCAGCTTGGCTCGCCCCAACCTTGGAAGACAGCGCAGATATCCCGGAGGGGGTGATCCTGGTTACGCCTGTGGTCTACCCAGGCTGGCTGGCGTGGCTGCATCGCGTCAAGGGAATCGTGACCGAACAGGGAGGCATGACCAGCCATGCTGCAATTCTGGCGCGGGAATTGGGGATTCCGGCGGTGGTCGGCATTGAGAACGCGACCCGTCTTTTGGCAGCCGGAGATCAGATCTATGTGGATGGCGATCGCGGTACGGTGCAGAAAATCACGGCAAACCTGGCGACTCAGATTGCGCTGAATGCGTCCAATCCCAGTCGTGCCTCTCAGGAACCATTCGACCAAGGCGGAACGAACGCGAGCGCGCCTGCTCTGTGGTCGTCTGATATCGAGAGCGCTTCCATACCGCATCCTCTAAAAACGAGGCTGTTGGTGAATTGGGGACAGTTAGAACAGGCTACGGAGTTGGCAGCACTGCCTGTGGATGGGGTAGGGCTGTTGCGGTCAGAGTTTTTATTGGGCGATCGCCTGACTCACTATCGCCAAGCAGAAGTTGACCGAACCTGGGCGGTGAATGATATTGCCGAGCGCGTTCAGACGATTGCCCGTGCCTTTTTTCCGCGTCCGGTGTTCTACCGTTCCCTAGATTTGCGTTCCCATGAGATGTCTAGGGACGACCACCCTACGCTTTCTGAACTCAACCCCATCCTGGGAATGCACGGAACGCTCAGCTATCAAGCCGATCCCAGCCTATTTGATCTGGAAATGATGGCGATCGCCCACCTCCATCAGGCCGGATTCACCAATATTCGGGTGGTGCTTCCGTTTGTACGCACGGTGGAGGAATTTGTCTTTTGTCGTCAGCGCATCGAAAAGCTTGCCTTTCCTAAGCCGGATCTACTGGAAGTCTGGATTATGGCGGAAGTGCCGTCAATTCTGTTCCTATTGCCTTCGTTAGCAAAGGCGGGGGTGAGTGGCATTTCGATTGGGAGTAATGATCTCACTCAGCTCATCTTGGGCGTCGATCGGGATCAGGCC contains:
- a CDS encoding deoxyribodipyrimidine photo-lyase encodes the protein MNRTLVWYRRDLRVFDHAPLHRAASRGAVIPVFVLDRALLLHPETAVARVAFMLECLKALDQDLRDRGGRLILRFGDPVTLLPQLVRETNADGIYAYTDCERIYGRVRDARLNRAIAQNQMKIRWFEPPGSFPDLMPYPAYRDRWFADMQQPCVPTPASIVVPEEVASDAMPSLTSLGLTPDGKPIPPGGTAPARRQLQDFLDTKVDRYYWQLSYPGAEATTGLSPYLKFGAISVRECYQTAQTLPIADTRIARSKAQFISRLRWGSGFTQRFRYLPQLEVRSLYTVFDEEGWAFDEDLYQAWQSGQTGFPIIDAAARCLQATGGWKQLNFRVRAIYASFLSNLLGMDWRYGALHFMRHLIDGDCPIDHYQWAMQAGVTHCIDKSWTRIYNPEQTAVDRCDPDGLFIKQWVPELAHLPAAALGLPASFADYPKPILDYKTARQNRVQQLEQQRQRYRLSRNVFPHLARLPESVVPFGSDRVESDVTWAQEPCRDLFPAALDLDALDATDANALRTWFVAHVDIQPRQQTRRRSASKSKSQDESVIQFTLF
- a CDS encoding phosphoenolpyruvate synthase; this translates as MTAFTPYWLEHIRAGDRLQVGDKALQLALAMQQGYPVQPGFVIPATVLHCVLQFTPWPYPLLVELAESALQFDEYNPRQLQSVVRHLREILAQTSVPNDFLSSVLEAGHLWRSSALILRPSVAIADPASPNLRGLLKAQVCLPYPGAIAHALQQVWAEIFRARSLVVWHRLKIPLRHVHLAVLVQPIEDAIASGEMNISNSQIEIRSTVGLRQAITDGNVTPDEYRIQLQSYPEYEERLGRKLYQTKLVYSSIDHQEGALPRVDGRAVDLAPALQAQPALQPSQIQHLVYLAQQFRAESDDSVQMDWTIPESPPADIRIVRITPLPHPVSQPSSYVGLQPEATVPETLYGLAAAPGRAIAPAWLAPTLEDSADIPEGVILVTPVVYPGWLAWLHRVKGIVTEQGGMTSHAAILARELGIPAVVGIENATRLLAAGDQIYVDGDRGTVQKITANLATQIALNASNPSRASQEPFDQGGTNASAPALWSSDIESASIPHPLKTRLLVNWGQLEQATELAALPVDGVGLLRSEFLLGDRLTHYRQAEVDRTWAVNDIAERVQTIARAFFPRPVFYRSLDLRSHEMSRDDHPTLSELNPILGMHGTLSYQADPSLFDLEMMAIAHLHQAGFTNIRVVLPFVRTVEEFVFCRQRIEKLAFPKPDLLEVWIMAEVPSILFLLPSLAKAGVSGISIGSNDLTQLILGVDRDQAEMAIAYNPLHPAVLAAIQHLVQTARQLNLPCSICGQAPSQYPDLIERLVGWGITSISVSPDAVDTSRQAIARAEAKASSTAVNVPRIL